From Lycium ferocissimum isolate CSIRO_LF1 chromosome 12, AGI_CSIRO_Lferr_CH_V1, whole genome shotgun sequence, one genomic window encodes:
- the LOC132040134 gene encoding probably inactive leucine-rich repeat receptor-like protein kinase At5g48380, with product MLRFKILQEVSQNMEKTNFRTRPLFFSCSFLGFLLILLSTICVCSAAESDFYCLKSIKDSLQDPFNSLGSWDFRNAIEDSICHFAGIQCWHDYDNKVMNLRLSNLGLIGEFPRGIQNCTSLTGLDLSGNKLYGTIPSNISVIVEHVTTLDLGSNLFSGNIPPDIANCAYLNFLMLDNNNLRGEIPRRIGSLPRLEIFSVANNYLTGSVPSFVNVQITADSFANNSRLCGKPLKECEYSEDFEDSWIWKHIDYASFIQAFVVGLVLFYALVLVFCLFQFPTKAINKIVSLNKSKLRRKEHLSPRSDSPGDEELSSHQKVKILLAFQLFPSALLATYLLL from the coding sequence ATGCTGAGGTTCAAGATTTTGCAGGAAGTTTCTCAAAATATGGAGAAAACCAATTTCAGAACAAGACCTCTCTTTTTCAGTTGCTCATTTCTTGGCTTTCTATTGATATTACTTAGCACAATTTGTGTCTGCAGTGCAGCAGAGAGTGATTTTTATTGCTTGAAATCGATAAAAGATTCATTACAAGATCCTTTCAATTCTTTGGGCTCCTGGGATTTCAGAAATGCTATCGAAGATTCCATATGTCATTTTGCAGGAATTCAATGCtggcatgattatgataataaGGTAATGAACCTCAGACTTTCAAACTTAGGACTAATAGGTGAGTTTCCTCGAGGGATTCAAAATTGTACAAGCTTGACAGGTTTAGATCTTTCTGGCAACAAGTTGTATGGAACTATCCCTTCTAATATTTCAGTAATAGTTGAACATGTTACAACACTTGATCTCGGAAGTAACCTATTTTCTGGCAATATACCGCCTGATATAGCTAATTGTGCATACCTTAACTTTCTAATGTTGGACAACAATAATCTAAGAGGTGAAATTCCAAGAAGAATAGGATCTTTGCCTCGCCTTGAGATATTCAGTGTAGCCAACAATTACTTGACTGGGTCAGTGCCATCATTTGTTAACGTACAAATCACAGCTGACAGTTTTGCAAACAATTCTAGGCTTTGTGGGAAGCCCTTGAAAGAATGTGAGTATTCTGAGGACTTTGAGGATTCTTGGATATGGAAACATATTGATTATGCTTCATTCATCCAAGCATTTGTGGTCGGTTTAGTACTTTTCTATGCATTAGTTTTAGTATTTTGCTTATTTCAATTTCCTACCAAGGCTATCAACAAGATCGTTTCATTGAACAAATCGAAGCTGAGGAGAAAGGAACATTTAAGTCCACGAAGTGATTCACCAGGTGACGAGGAATTAAGCAGCCACCAGAAGGTAAAGATTTTGCTAGCCTTTCAGCTTTTCCCCTCTGCACTGTTAGCTACATATTTGTTGCTGTAG
- the LOC132040132 gene encoding polygalacturonase-like — protein sequence MTPLAIFPLLFIFFFNLSLAANTIYNVQNYGAKSNGQTDSSNALLSAWAAACASTSPATIYVPRGSYLIRNAYFNGQTCKSNAITMQIDGTLLATSDYNVIGNEGSWIKFEQVTGVSIHGGTFDGQGSGLWACKTSGKNCPKGTTALAFYNSNNIVINGVTAQNSQMFHILVDGCHNVKLQGVKVSSPGNSPNTDGIHVQSSSGVSIMNSNIGTGDDCISIGPGNSNLWIEGIACGPGHGISIGSLGWEVQEAGVQNVTVKTVTFTGTENGVRVKTWARPSNGFVRGVLFQHIVMANVQNPIIIDQNYCPNHENCPHQDLGMKISDITYQDIHGTSATEVAVKLDCSKANPCTGIALEDVNLSYKDRRAEASCVNAGGRASGLEQPTGCL from the exons ATGACTCCATTAGCAATTTTTCCacttctcttcatctttttcttcaacttATCATTAGCAGCAAATACCATTTACAATGTTCAAAATTATGGAGCAAAATCCAATGGCCAGACAGATTCATCAAATGCCCTTTTGAGTGCATGGGCAGCAGCCTGTGCTTCAACTAGCCCGGCCACTATTTACGTGCCGCGTGGAAGTTACTTGATTCGCAACGCAtacttcaatggccaaacatgCAAGAGCAACGCTATCACTATGCAAATTGATGGCACTCTCTTAGCTACCTCTGATTATAATGTTATTGGCAATGAAGGAAGTTGGATAAAGTTCGAACAAGTCACCGGAGTTTCCATTCATGGTGGAACCTTTGATGGTCAAGGTTCTGGTCTTTGGGCTTGCAAAACCTCTGGCAAGAATTGCCCTAAGGGAACTACG GCATTAGCATTTTACAACTCAAACAACATCGTAATCAACGGAGTAACTGCACAAAATAGCCAAATGTTCCATATTTTGGTAGACGGATGCCATAATGTGAAGCTACAAGGAGTGAAGGTCTCATCTCCTGGAAATAGCCCCAACACAGATGGAATTCATGTACAATCATCGTCAGGAGTCAGCATTATGAACTCAAATATTGGTACTGGAGATGATTGTATCTCTATTGGCCCTGGAAATTCTAACTTATGGATCGAAGGCATTGCTTGTGGTCCTGGCCATGGAATAAG CATTGGAAGCTTAGGTTGGGAAGTGCAAGAGGCTGGAGTTCAAAATGTGACAGTTAAAACTGTGACTTTCACTGGAACAGAGAATGGTGTGAGGGTAAAAACTTGGGCAAGGCCTAGCAATGGCTTTGTTAGAGGTGTTCTCTTTCAACATAttgttatggctaatgttcaAAACCCAATCATCATAGACCAAAATTACTGCCCTAATCACGAAAATTGTCCTCATCAG gACTTGGGCATGAAAATAAGTGACATAACGTATCAAGACATACATGGAACATCAGCTACAGAAGTTGCCGTGAAATTGGATTGTAGCAAAGCGAATCCATGTACCGGAATAGCACTTGAAGATGTGAATCTGAGTTACAAAGATCGTCGAGCTGAAGCTTCATGTGTTAATGCTGGAGGAAGAGCTTCTGGTTTAGAACAACCTACGGGGTGCttataa